A genomic stretch from Dasypus novemcinctus isolate mDasNov1 unplaced genomic scaffold, mDasNov1.1.hap2 scaffold_134, whole genome shotgun sequence includes:
- the LOC101425029 gene encoding olfactory receptor 14C36-like: MACDRYVAICQPLHYPVIMNPRVCVQMTLASVLSDLVHSGFQTGNTFRLSFCQSNIVHQFFCDLSSLLKLSCTDTLNNEILIFISSVVIAGGCFAFIIMSYIHIFSTVLKFPTRGERRKAFSTCVPYIVVLTIFVSAGAAVYVKPVSSSPTFQDTLSSVFYSIVPPFLNPIICSLRNNWIKEAVKRVMRRKLYSGK; encoded by the coding sequence ATGGCTTGTGACCgttatgtggccatctgccagcccctccactACCCCGTGATCATGAACCCTCGGGTCTGTGTCCAGATGACTCTGGCCTCTGTACTCAGTGATCTGGTCCACTCTGGATTCCAAACTGGCAACACATTCAGGCTGTCCTTCTGTCAGTCCAACATAGTCCACCAGTTCTTCTGTGACCTGTCCTCTCTTCTGAAGCTCTCCTGCACTGACActttaaacaatgaaattttaattttcatctcttcAGTGGTGATTGCTGGTGGCTGCTTTGCCTTCATCATCATGtcttatattcacatattttctactgtgctcAAGTTTCCAACCAGGGGTGAGCGAAGAAAGGCTTTTTCCACCTGTGTCCCTTACATCGTTGTGTTAACTATTTTTGTCAGCGCAGGTGCTGCTGTGTATGTGAAGCCAGTCTCCAGCTCACCCACATTTCAGGATACACTCTCTTCTGTGTTCTATTCTATAGTCCCTCCTTTCTTGAATCCAATCATCTGTAGTCTTAGAAACAACTGGATAAAGGAAGCTGTAAAGAGAGTTATGAGGAGAAAGCTTTACTCAGGAAAATGA